A genome region from Hymenobacter tibetensis includes the following:
- a CDS encoding glycosyltransferase family 2 protein encodes MASETAPAFSIIVPVYNGEHVIENCIKSVLGQSYTLYELIIIDDGSKDKTHEVCQKYYSIDSRIKYHKQENAGVSAARNNAIKMAQNEYILFVDADDYLLPDFVQSFNKLIVEKKVDTTTFVFQDFIADLKYKNGTTDSFNWCKFSYGKYSLEEALNKLTDMNWLEWGVPFAKLYRSSIIKNNTITFNEKVSFREDAMFMIEYLKHIDTIIFDPTANYHYAIDYTKSSLSNSTASFESEIIFFEFTKQIAALYSKKFKLTQGAQNVLYKLAYESLFRSINSCMYKYKVPMPKHKRIENLRSVSTTENIDYLFRSGVVNSKMKQVAVSLLKNKLYQVYDTLNKVRFNLT; translated from the coding sequence ATGGCAAGCGAAACTGCACCGGCATTCTCAATTATAGTTCCTGTATATAACGGAGAGCATGTAATCGAAAACTGCATAAAAAGCGTGTTAGGTCAAAGCTATACTTTATACGAGCTTATTATTATTGATGATGGCAGCAAAGATAAAACGCACGAGGTATGCCAGAAATACTATAGCATAGACAGCCGAATTAAATATCATAAACAAGAAAATGCAGGCGTTTCAGCCGCCAGAAACAACGCCATCAAGATGGCGCAAAATGAGTACATCTTATTTGTAGATGCTGACGACTATTTATTGCCTGATTTTGTGCAGAGCTTCAATAAGCTGATAGTTGAAAAGAAGGTAGATACCACAACGTTTGTCTTTCAGGATTTCATTGCTGATCTAAAATACAAGAATGGCACCACTGACTCGTTTAATTGGTGCAAATTCTCCTACGGAAAATATAGCTTAGAGGAAGCACTCAATAAACTAACGGATATGAATTGGCTGGAATGGGGTGTTCCATTCGCAAAGCTTTACCGTTCTTCTATTATTAAAAACAACACTATTACCTTCAACGAAAAAGTTTCTTTCCGAGAAGATGCTATGTTTATGATAGAATATCTTAAACACATAGATACTATAATTTTTGACCCAACCGCTAATTATCATTATGCTATAGATTACACCAAATCGTCTCTATCAAATAGCACTGCAAGTTTTGAAAGTGAAATCATATTTTTTGAATTCACAAAACAAATAGCTGCCTTATACAGCAAGAAATTCAAGCTCACCCAAGGCGCTCAAAACGTTTTGTACAAGCTTGCCTATGAGTCTCTGTTTAGAAGCATCAACAGCTGTATGTATAAATACAAAGTGCCGATGCCGAAGCATAAGAGAATTGAAAATCTTCGGTCCGTTTCAACTACAGAGAATATCGACTACTTATTTCGGTCAGGAGTGGTCAACAGTAAAATGAAACAGGTTGCTGTTTCTTTACTGAAAAACAAACTATACCAAGTGTATGACACACTAAACAAAGTGCGTTTCAACTTGACCTAG
- a CDS encoding methylated-DNA--[protein]-cysteine S-methyltransferase: MALLTTAHAYLASPLGTVDLCGTDAGLTSVQFLDQALPETAPTAVPECLREAYRQVGAYFGRDLRAFTLRYNVAQGTDFQRRVWAALSAVEFGRTASYSDVARQLGNPGAVRAVGAANGQNPLGLVWPCHRIIGANGQLTGYAGGLWRKKWLLDFERPVAQGSLW, translated from the coding sequence ATGGCTCTGCTTACCACTGCCCATGCTTACCTAGCCTCGCCGTTGGGCACAGTGGACCTTTGTGGCACCGATGCCGGCCTCACATCCGTGCAGTTTTTGGACCAGGCCCTGCCGGAAACAGCGCCTACGGCAGTGCCAGAATGCTTGCGCGAAGCCTACCGCCAAGTAGGTGCGTACTTCGGGCGCGACTTGCGCGCCTTTACTTTGCGCTACAATGTGGCGCAAGGCACGGATTTTCAGCGGCGAGTGTGGGCAGCGTTGTCCGCCGTGGAATTTGGTCGGACAGCATCTTATTCGGATGTGGCCCGGCAACTAGGTAACCCTGGGGCCGTGCGGGCTGTTGGTGCGGCAAACGGCCAGAACCCTTTAGGGCTGGTGTGGCCTTGTCACCGCATTATTGGCGCTAATGGACAGCTAACGGGCTACGCCGGGGGCTTATGGCGCAAAAAATGGCTCTTGGATTTCGAGCGGCCAGTTGCTCAGGGCAGTTTGTGGTAG
- a CDS encoding tetratricopeptide repeat protein, protein MKYPLYVALGLFALLAQPAEAQRKTKVKAKGEAAVTAANRLQPLFGGISQTQAQALVGAAFLADVERSFTSKTEASRFFATKGYEYLTEGKADTAIYRFNLAWLLDPKNTDAYRGLGVIASRNPTPDESIELLGQGLALAPNDALILSDLGSSYMIRYEQSKKKKDLTTGHDYLQRAVAADPNNAVAWQQLARSFYFQEKYAEAWDATHKGGNLSINSVDFAFLSELMAKMPDPQGKFK, encoded by the coding sequence ATGAAATACCCACTTTATGTAGCCCTCGGGCTATTTGCCTTGCTAGCGCAGCCAGCAGAAGCTCAACGCAAAACCAAAGTTAAAGCCAAGGGCGAGGCCGCTGTTACCGCCGCCAACCGCTTGCAGCCTCTGTTTGGTGGCATCTCGCAAACGCAGGCCCAAGCTTTAGTAGGAGCCGCTTTCCTGGCCGATGTGGAGCGAAGCTTCACGTCGAAAACGGAAGCCAGCCGCTTTTTTGCCACCAAAGGCTACGAGTACCTGACCGAAGGCAAAGCAGATACGGCCATCTATCGGTTCAACTTGGCTTGGCTGCTCGACCCCAAAAACACCGATGCGTACCGCGGCCTGGGCGTCATAGCCAGCCGCAACCCCACTCCCGACGAGTCGATTGAGTTGCTGGGGCAGGGGCTGGCACTGGCTCCCAACGATGCGCTCATCCTCAGCGACTTGGGCAGCAGCTATATGATTCGGTACGAGCAAAGCAAAAAGAAGAAGGACCTGACCACCGGCCACGACTACTTACAGCGGGCCGTAGCCGCCGACCCTAACAACGCGGTAGCCTGGCAGCAACTGGCCCGTTCTTTCTACTTTCAAGAGAAGTACGCCGAGGCTTGGGATGCCACACACAAAGGCGGCAACCTGAGCATAAACAGCGTTGACTTCGCTTTTTTGAGTGAGTTGATGGCTAAAATGCCTGATCCACAGGGCAAATTCAAGTAG
- a CDS encoding amidohydrolase — translation MKRFSLLTCLGASLTLPAAAQNATLNARIAQLAQDKEAKVIAWRRDFHQHPELGNEETRTAGIVAAHLRKLGFEVKTGVARTGVVGILKGGKPGPVVALRADMDALPVTEAPGLAFASTVKSTYLGQPVGVMHACGHDSHTAMLMGAAEVLSEVKNDLPGTVKFIFQPAEEGSLPGVEGGAKLMVKEGVLENPKVDAVFGVHVWAQNEVGTLTYRPGGEMASSDRFTIKVIGKGAHGAAPWNSVDPVVTAAQIILGLQTIVSRQVNLTDDAAVVTVGTLKGGTRYNVIPADVELSGTIRALDETTQKQLWAAIRRTAKGIAESAGATAEVSIEPYVPVTFNSLPLTAQMLPTLQTVAGGATNVQEIKAKTGAEDFSFFANKVPGLFVFVGGMSKGANPANTADHHTAGFKLDESGFTLGVKTLATLAADYLSMKKQQ, via the coding sequence ATGAAACGCTTTTCGTTGCTGACTTGCCTTGGTGCCTCCTTAACGCTGCCTGCTGCCGCCCAAAACGCTACGCTTAACGCCCGCATTGCCCAGCTTGCGCAGGATAAGGAGGCCAAGGTAATTGCCTGGCGGCGCGACTTTCACCAGCACCCCGAGCTAGGCAACGAAGAAACCCGAACCGCGGGTATTGTGGCGGCCCACCTGCGTAAGTTGGGATTCGAGGTGAAAACCGGCGTAGCCCGCACCGGCGTGGTCGGCATCTTGAAAGGCGGCAAACCGGGGCCCGTGGTAGCACTGCGCGCCGACATGGACGCACTGCCCGTAACTGAAGCGCCTGGCCTGGCCTTTGCGTCCACGGTGAAGAGCACCTACCTGGGCCAGCCGGTGGGCGTGATGCACGCCTGCGGCCACGACTCGCACACCGCCATGCTAATGGGTGCAGCCGAGGTGCTGAGTGAGGTGAAGAACGACTTGCCAGGTACAGTCAAATTTATCTTTCAGCCGGCCGAGGAAGGCTCCTTGCCCGGCGTGGAAGGGGGCGCCAAGCTTATGGTGAAAGAAGGCGTGCTAGAAAACCCGAAAGTAGACGCTGTGTTCGGGGTGCACGTGTGGGCCCAGAACGAAGTCGGGACGCTTACTTACCGGCCGGGGGGTGAAATGGCCAGTTCCGACCGATTTACCATTAAAGTGATAGGCAAAGGCGCGCACGGCGCCGCCCCCTGGAACAGCGTGGACCCCGTGGTGACAGCCGCCCAAATTATCCTGGGTTTGCAAACCATCGTCAGCCGGCAAGTGAACCTCACCGACGACGCGGCTGTGGTGACCGTGGGCACGCTGAAAGGCGGCACCCGCTACAACGTGATTCCGGCCGATGTGGAGCTGAGCGGTACCATCCGCGCCCTCGACGAAACCACCCAGAAGCAACTGTGGGCGGCCATCCGCCGCACGGCTAAGGGCATTGCCGAAAGCGCCGGCGCCACGGCCGAAGTCAGCATCGAGCCCTACGTACCCGTCACGTTTAACAGCTTGCCCCTGACTGCCCAGATGCTCCCTACCCTGCAGACTGTGGCTGGCGGCGCAACCAATGTGCAGGAAATCAAAGCCAAAACTGGGGCCGAGGATTTCTCTTTCTTCGCCAATAAAGTGCCGGGCTTGTTCGTGTTTGTGGGTGGCATGAGCAAGGGCGCCAACCCAGCCAACACCGCCGACCACCACACCGCTGGCTTCAAGCTCGATGAAAGCGGCTTCACATTGGGTGTGAAGACCTTAGCCACGCTGGCCGCCGACTACCTGAGCATGAAAAAGCAGCAGTAA
- a CDS encoding alpha/beta hydrolase, translated as MLFSRRWLLAPALLIVPLLLLVANEYATARPSRRTQDVAYVPSTDPTFDAERHLLDVYAPRKKSTTPYPVVVFIHGGSWNSGNKNFYSFIGRRLAKQGVVAVVINYRLSPKVEVPAMADDCARAVVWTTQHIQEYGGDPQRLFLMGHSAGAGLAALLAADNRLLARRGLATNPVRGTLLDDPAGLDMLDYLTKLEYPDDAQYLIPYGKQPEVWKDVSALYHVTAATAPFIVFIGGETYPSIRNSSRKFQQKLTSLGRPPQFTVLPGKKHAPMVLQLYWKDNVIYQELLKMVNG; from the coding sequence ATGTTGTTTTCTCGCCGCTGGTTGCTTGCGCCAGCTTTGTTGATAGTTCCGTTGCTGCTGCTGGTAGCCAATGAATATGCCACTGCCCGCCCAAGCCGCCGCACGCAGGATGTGGCGTACGTGCCTTCCACCGATCCAACCTTCGATGCCGAGCGGCACCTGCTTGATGTGTATGCTCCCCGCAAGAAATCTACAACGCCGTACCCGGTGGTGGTTTTCATCCATGGGGGCAGTTGGAACAGCGGCAACAAAAACTTCTACTCCTTTATTGGACGCCGACTAGCCAAGCAAGGCGTGGTGGCGGTAGTTATCAACTATCGGCTTTCGCCCAAAGTGGAAGTGCCGGCCATGGCTGACGACTGCGCCCGTGCGGTGGTTTGGACCACCCAACACATCCAGGAATACGGCGGCGACCCACAACGGCTGTTCCTGATGGGACACTCGGCGGGCGCAGGCCTCGCCGCGCTGCTCGCCGCCGACAACCGCCTCTTGGCGCGGCGCGGCCTCGCCACCAACCCCGTCCGGGGCACTCTCCTCGACGACCCCGCCGGCCTGGATATGCTTGACTACCTCACCAAACTCGAGTACCCCGACGACGCGCAATACTTGATTCCGTACGGCAAGCAGCCCGAAGTATGGAAAGACGTTTCCGCATTGTATCATGTAACGGCTGCAACGGCGCCTTTCATTGTCTTCATTGGAGGCGAAACCTATCCTTCCATCCGCAACAGCAGCCGTAAGTTTCAGCAGAAGCTCACAAGCCTTGGCCGCCCGCCACAGTTCACAGTGCTGCCCGGCAAGAAGCACGCCCCCATGGTTTTGCAGCTGTACTGGAAAGACAACGTGATTTACCAGGAACTGCTGAAGATGGTAAATGGGTAG
- a CDS encoding M4 family metallopeptidase — protein sequence MTKHYSVAALLLLGALPTAYAQEATRAAQKFLAEDGTPALVQFRPESSAYTLSQARQALIEQLQLKSDDQMQQARTETDNLGFVHEKYNQFYKGIKVEHAAYTLHAKQGKVESMSGQVERISGLSVTPSMDAAAALQRALAFVGATRYMWQDAAEEAGLKQQENNPSATYRPQGELVIVRNERSTNPLRHSKPTLAWKFDVYAQAPVSRAYIYVDAHSGEVVLQDAIIKHAAATGTLATKYAGSQTSATESINGSFRLRELTRGSGIETYNCKKGNSYTSAVDFTDADNSWTEYANANFDNAALDAHWGAQTVYDYWKNVHARNSYNNAGAKIRSYIHFDDTPGDGRGYENAYWNGSVMTYGDGDTRFDPLTSLDVCAHEIGHAVCSSTANLTYSNESGALNEGFSDIWGAAVEYYKAPTKATWLIGEDIDKVRPSLRSMSNPNAEGQPDTYKGTSWYSGTGDNGGVHTNSGVLNHWFYILSVGKTGTNDIGSAYSVTGIGIEAAAKIAYRTESVYLTASSNYAAARTYSIQAATDLYGAASTQVTAVTNAWYAVGVGAAAGGATPPPTAGAYCTSKGTDVRYEWIDLVRLGSISRTSIADGGYYDGTALNTTLTAGAAQTISFSAGFASTAYTEYWKIFIDYNQDGDFTDSGETVVNGSSSSAATLSSNFTVPASAKNGVTRLRILLSDASSTTSCGSYGYGETEDYSITISGGAAIADNGLVGGGSMGLTPLGATTAQSTTQRLELYPNPATDLLRIAMPGNAKVVSVSVTDIRGVRVAASQLEDNQLNVGALAKGIYTLTVSDGQKVFHQRFAKQ from the coding sequence ATGACCAAACATTACTCTGTAGCAGCACTGTTACTGCTTGGTGCGCTTCCAACCGCATACGCGCAGGAAGCCACTCGCGCTGCCCAAAAATTTCTGGCCGAAGACGGCACCCCCGCCTTGGTACAGTTCCGCCCCGAGTCGTCGGCTTACACGCTGAGCCAAGCCCGGCAGGCTCTAATAGAGCAGCTCCAGCTCAAGAGCGACGACCAGATGCAGCAGGCCCGCACCGAAACCGATAACCTGGGTTTCGTGCACGAGAAGTACAACCAGTTCTACAAAGGCATCAAAGTAGAGCACGCCGCGTACACCCTGCATGCCAAGCAAGGCAAAGTGGAAAGCATGAGCGGCCAAGTGGAGCGCATCAGCGGACTAAGCGTGACTCCTTCAATGGATGCTGCTGCCGCCCTACAGCGGGCCTTGGCCTTCGTGGGCGCCACCCGCTACATGTGGCAAGATGCCGCCGAAGAAGCTGGCCTCAAGCAGCAGGAAAACAACCCCAGCGCCACGTACCGCCCGCAGGGTGAGTTGGTGATTGTGCGCAACGAGCGGAGCACCAATCCGCTGCGCCACAGCAAGCCTACCCTGGCCTGGAAGTTTGATGTATATGCACAGGCGCCGGTAAGCCGGGCCTACATCTACGTAGACGCGCATTCGGGTGAGGTGGTGTTGCAGGACGCTATTATCAAACATGCCGCAGCTACCGGCACTCTTGCTACCAAGTACGCGGGCAGCCAAACCAGCGCCACGGAAAGCATCAATGGCAGCTTCCGCCTCCGGGAGCTAACCCGCGGCTCGGGTATTGAAACCTACAACTGCAAAAAAGGCAACAGCTACACCAGCGCCGTCGACTTCACGGATGCCGACAACAGCTGGACCGAGTACGCCAACGCCAACTTCGATAACGCCGCCTTGGACGCGCATTGGGGCGCCCAGACCGTGTACGACTACTGGAAAAACGTGCACGCCCGCAATTCCTACAACAATGCCGGCGCCAAAATCAGAAGCTACATCCACTTCGATGATACGCCCGGCGACGGCCGCGGCTACGAAAACGCCTACTGGAACGGCTCGGTTATGACCTACGGCGACGGCGACACCCGCTTCGACCCGCTGACTTCGCTGGACGTGTGCGCCCACGAAATTGGTCATGCCGTGTGCTCTAGCACCGCCAACCTCACGTATTCCAACGAGTCGGGGGCCCTCAACGAAGGCTTCTCCGACATTTGGGGCGCCGCCGTGGAGTATTACAAAGCCCCAACCAAGGCTACTTGGCTGATTGGCGAAGACATCGACAAAGTGCGGCCTTCGCTCCGCTCGATGAGCAACCCCAACGCGGAAGGGCAACCCGATACCTACAAAGGCACCAGCTGGTACAGCGGCACCGGCGACAACGGCGGCGTGCACACCAACAGCGGCGTGCTCAACCACTGGTTCTACATTCTGAGCGTTGGCAAAACGGGCACCAACGACATCGGCAGCGCCTACAGCGTAACGGGCATCGGCATTGAGGCCGCCGCTAAAATTGCCTACCGCACGGAAAGTGTGTACCTGACGGCTTCCTCGAACTACGCGGCTGCCCGCACATATTCTATTCAGGCGGCTACCGACCTCTATGGGGCAGCTTCTACCCAAGTAACGGCCGTTACCAACGCGTGGTACGCGGTGGGCGTAGGCGCAGCCGCCGGTGGTGCCACGCCACCGCCTACTGCGGGAGCGTATTGCACCAGCAAAGGCACGGACGTACGCTACGAATGGATTGACCTGGTACGCCTCGGCAGCATCAGCCGCACCTCCATTGCTGATGGTGGCTACTATGATGGCACGGCCCTCAATACCACCTTAACCGCTGGCGCCGCCCAAACCATCAGCTTCTCGGCAGGCTTTGCTTCCACGGCGTACACCGAGTACTGGAAGATCTTCATCGACTACAACCAAGACGGCGACTTCACCGACAGCGGCGAAACTGTAGTGAACGGGAGCAGCAGCAGTGCCGCCACGCTTAGTAGCAACTTCACGGTGCCTGCCTCGGCCAAAAACGGTGTCACCCGCCTGCGCATCCTGCTGAGCGATGCCTCCTCAACTACCAGCTGTGGCTCCTATGGCTACGGGGAAACCGAAGACTACAGCATCACCATTTCGGGTGGCGCCGCCATTGCCGACAACGGCTTGGTTGGCGGTGGAAGCATGGGCCTCACTCCTTTGGGCGCTACCACGGCCCAGAGCACCACACAGCGCTTGGAGTTGTACCCGAATCCCGCTACCGACTTGCTGCGCATTGCCATGCCCGGCAACGCGAAGGTGGTATCCGTAAGCGTGACGGATATCCGGGGTGTGCGGGTGGCAGCCAGCCAGCTCGAAGACAACCAACTGAACGTGGGCGCCTTAGCGAAAGGCATTTATACGCTCACCGTTTCTGATGGGCAGAAAGTATTCCACCAGCGGTTCGCGAAGCAATAA
- the rocD gene encoding ornithine--oxo-acid transaminase — MSHPSSTDTQSRSQELMALEDQYGAHNYHPLPVVLSRGEGVHLWDVDGKHYYDFLSAYSAVNQGHCHPRIIGALTTQAQRLTLTSRAFFNDQLGAAEKQLCDLFNYDKALLMNSGAEAVETALKLARKWGYQEKGIAPNQARIVVAEHNFHGRTTGIISFSTDPDSTGGFGPYVPGYQVVPYDDLEALEEAVQDPHVCAFMVEPIQGEAGVVVPSEGYLAKAAAICKAHKVLFIADEIQTGLGRTGELLAVCYEGVHADILILGKALSGGVLPVSAVLARNEIMLTIQPGQHGSTFGGNPLASVVLRAALDVLLDEKLVQNARALGEVFRERMRRVQAKRPEVVELVRGKGLLNAVVIRPHADGRTAWDVCVTLMERGVLAKPTHGDIIRFAPPLVITEEQLHEACDVIEQVILEF; from the coding sequence ATGTCGCACCCATCTTCAACCGATACCCAGAGCCGCAGCCAAGAGCTGATGGCGCTCGAAGACCAGTATGGAGCCCACAACTACCACCCCTTGCCCGTGGTGCTTAGCAGAGGTGAAGGCGTGCACCTCTGGGATGTGGATGGCAAGCACTACTATGACTTCCTTTCAGCGTATTCCGCTGTCAACCAGGGGCATTGCCACCCCCGCATCATCGGCGCCCTCACCACCCAGGCGCAGCGTCTTACCCTCACCTCCAGGGCCTTCTTCAACGACCAGTTGGGCGCCGCCGAGAAACAGCTTTGCGACCTATTCAATTACGACAAGGCGCTGCTCATGAACTCCGGTGCCGAAGCCGTAGAAACAGCTCTGAAGTTGGCTCGAAAGTGGGGCTACCAGGAGAAGGGCATTGCCCCCAACCAAGCACGCATTGTGGTAGCCGAGCACAACTTCCATGGCCGCACCACTGGCATCATCTCCTTCAGCACCGACCCTGACTCAACAGGAGGCTTTGGCCCTTACGTACCCGGCTACCAAGTGGTACCCTATGACGACCTAGAAGCCCTGGAAGAGGCCGTGCAAGATCCGCACGTGTGCGCCTTTATGGTGGAACCTATCCAGGGCGAAGCGGGCGTAGTAGTGCCCTCGGAGGGCTATTTGGCCAAGGCTGCAGCCATCTGCAAGGCACATAAGGTCCTGTTCATTGCCGATGAAATCCAGACGGGGCTAGGGCGCACGGGCGAGCTATTGGCCGTATGCTATGAGGGAGTACACGCCGATATTTTGATTTTGGGCAAAGCCCTAAGCGGCGGCGTATTGCCTGTGTCGGCAGTGCTAGCTCGCAACGAAATTATGCTTACCATTCAGCCTGGGCAGCACGGCTCCACCTTCGGCGGCAATCCGTTGGCCAGTGTAGTATTGCGAGCAGCCCTAGACGTATTGCTCGATGAGAAGCTAGTTCAGAATGCCCGAGCACTAGGAGAGGTGTTCCGGGAACGGATGCGTCGGGTCCAAGCCAAGCGCCCTGAAGTGGTGGAGTTGGTCCGTGGCAAAGGCCTGCTAAACGCGGTAGTTATCAGGCCGCACGCCGATGGCCGCACGGCCTGGGATGTCTGCGTCACTCTGATGGAACGTGGCGTGTTGGCCAAGCCCACGCATGGCGATATCATCCGTTTTGCGCCTCCTTTAGTTATCACTGAGGAACAGCTACACGAAGCCTGCGACGTAATCGAGCAGGTGATTTTAGAGTTTTAA
- a CDS encoding ATP-grasp domain-containing protein, translated as MNIALVTCESLAQYAAPNIDDEDSLLTRHLRAQGHHVEPRIWSNPAVDWHAYDVVLLKSPWDYFDRVQEFYAWLDRMEGEGIRMLNPVSTVRWNADKQYLLDMERQGVRIVPTHWLPCGTQFQAQVVFAALGTDRLVVKPAVSGGAKNTFDLNLAEAERRSAELTELLREEDFLAQPFLPQIQTEGEWSLVYLGGEYSHCVLKTPKSGDFRVQHYLGGGIEPREAPAHLRRTADDIVQRFAADCLYARVDGVDANGELLLMELELIEPFLYLDTAEGSFARYETKLKASVK; from the coding sequence ATGAATATAGCCCTCGTCACTTGCGAAAGCCTGGCCCAGTATGCGGCCCCCAACATCGACGACGAAGATAGCCTACTAACCCGCCACCTGCGGGCGCAGGGCCACCACGTAGAGCCGCGCATCTGGAGCAACCCCGCCGTGGACTGGCACGCCTACGACGTGGTGCTGCTGAAGTCGCCGTGGGATTATTTCGACCGGGTGCAGGAGTTCTACGCTTGGCTGGACCGGATGGAGGGCGAAGGGATTCGCATGCTTAACCCTGTATCGACGGTACGTTGGAATGCCGATAAGCAGTATTTGCTGGACATGGAGCGGCAAGGCGTGCGCATTGTGCCTACGCACTGGCTTCCGTGCGGCACGCAGTTCCAGGCCCAAGTTGTATTTGCGGCCCTGGGCACAGACCGGCTGGTGGTGAAACCGGCCGTGAGCGGCGGCGCTAAAAATACGTTCGACCTGAACCTGGCCGAAGCAGAGCGCCGCAGTGCCGAGCTGACCGAACTGTTGCGGGAAGAAGACTTTCTGGCGCAGCCTTTTTTGCCTCAGATTCAAACGGAGGGAGAATGGTCGCTCGTTTATCTGGGCGGAGAGTACAGCCACTGCGTGCTCAAAACGCCGAAGTCGGGTGACTTCCGCGTGCAGCACTACCTCGGCGGCGGCATCGAGCCCCGCGAAGCCCCTGCCCACCTGCGGCGCACCGCCGACGACATTGTGCAGCGGTTTGCGGCTGACTGCCTGTATGCTCGCGTAGATGGTGTAGACGCCAACGGTGAACTGTTGCTGATGGAGTTGGAGCTCATCGAGCCGTTCCTGTACCTAGACACCGCAGAAGGCTCATTTGCTCGTTACGAAACCAAGCTCAAGGCTTCTGTGAAGTAG
- a CDS encoding LEA type 2 family protein, which produces MANRSFIQRHPIMSVLLALLLLLGAWVGWVYLKNDNGKGLVPTLAEKGKELLPTLENTSLSITNITPDSLKAQVKMDVHNNMPITLRIDSLRYQTHVDGTMLTRGAKNEPLVLHGDSLSHLQLPVAMDLSKVKDKVKTAQQDCVDVELRMELYTKLPIAGTKKIPVTLKKRVYVPKLPKVEIADVDVTDLGLKNGEAIVRFNITNYNPFPVTIKQVKYRFRIGGDDMDIQGTETKDVTFRKRGTEIMPVHIRFQPKALPKVAYKTLFKAKKTSYELTGAVLIAAGKHNPKDMTMKFNSTGSLKDLKDIPK; this is translated from the coding sequence ATGGCCAATCGTTCCTTTATCCAACGTCATCCTATCATGTCCGTGTTATTGGCTTTGCTGCTGTTACTGGGGGCATGGGTGGGGTGGGTATACCTAAAAAACGACAACGGTAAGGGTCTGGTGCCTACTCTCGCCGAAAAGGGGAAAGAGCTACTTCCTACGTTGGAAAACACCAGCCTTTCCATCACCAACATCACCCCCGACTCATTGAAGGCGCAAGTGAAAATGGACGTGCACAATAACATGCCCATCACGCTGCGCATTGACAGCCTCCGCTACCAAACCCACGTAGACGGAACCATGCTCACGCGGGGCGCCAAAAATGAGCCCCTAGTATTGCACGGTGACTCCCTTAGCCACCTTCAGCTGCCGGTAGCTATGGACTTGAGCAAGGTGAAAGACAAAGTGAAAACAGCGCAGCAGGACTGCGTAGATGTGGAGCTTCGGATGGAATTGTATACCAAGTTGCCAATAGCCGGCACCAAGAAAATACCCGTTACGCTAAAAAAGCGCGTGTACGTACCGAAACTACCCAAAGTGGAAATAGCCGATGTAGACGTGACAGACCTAGGCCTCAAGAACGGAGAAGCTATTGTCCGGTTCAACATCACCAACTACAATCCTTTTCCTGTTACCATCAAGCAGGTGAAGTACCGCTTCCGCATTGGTGGCGACGATATGGATATCCAAGGCACTGAAACCAAGGATGTGACTTTCCGCAAACGGGGTACTGAGATCATGCCCGTACATATTCGGTTTCAACCCAAGGCCTTACCCAAAGTAGCCTACAAAACGCTGTTTAAAGCCAAGAAGACCTCCTACGAGCTAACGGGTGCTGTACTGATAGCTGCCGGGAAACACAACCCCAAAGACATGACGATGAAGTTCAACAGCACAGGCTCCCTTAAAGACCTGAAGGACATTCCCAAGTAG
- a CDS encoding SDR family oxidoreductase gives MPQLHPSLQQRWSLSGQLAVVTGASKGIGAAIAAELLAFGATVVAVARQAPELEAQVAEWRAAGLDAHAVAADVSQEAGRQQVLAKTAQLGPALHILVNNVGTNIRKPTTDYSATEYQYLLATNLESAFGLCQGAYPQLQAAGKASIINVSSVAGLVHVRTGSIYGMTKAALIQLSRNLAVEWASAGIRVNAVAPWYIQTPLAATVLRNPEYLQQVVDRTPMGRVGKSEEVAAAVAFLCLPAASYITGQCLSVDGGFEVNGF, from the coding sequence ATGCCTCAACTTCATCCTTCATTGCAACAACGCTGGAGCCTGTCCGGCCAACTCGCCGTCGTGACGGGGGCATCCAAAGGAATAGGCGCCGCCATAGCAGCCGAGCTGCTGGCCTTCGGTGCCACAGTGGTAGCAGTAGCCCGGCAAGCCCCCGAACTGGAAGCCCAGGTGGCGGAATGGCGCGCCGCCGGCCTCGATGCGCACGCCGTAGCAGCCGACGTGAGCCAGGAAGCGGGCCGCCAGCAAGTGCTAGCCAAAACCGCTCAACTTGGCCCCGCGCTGCATATCCTCGTCAACAATGTGGGCACCAACATCCGCAAGCCCACCACCGACTATTCGGCCACCGAGTATCAGTATTTGTTGGCTACCAATCTAGAGTCGGCCTTTGGGCTGTGCCAGGGGGCATATCCGCAGCTGCAAGCCGCTGGCAAAGCCAGCATCATCAACGTGTCGTCGGTGGCGGGGCTGGTGCACGTACGGACCGGTTCCATCTATGGCATGACCAAAGCCGCCCTTATTCAGCTCAGCCGCAACTTGGCCGTGGAGTGGGCTTCGGCAGGAATCCGAGTGAATGCCGTGGCGCCCTGGTACATCCAAACGCCCCTGGCCGCTACCGTCCTCCGCAACCCCGAGTATCTGCAGCAAGTCGTTGATCGTACTCCCATGGGCCGCGTGGGCAAATCCGAAGAGGTAGCCGCGGCGGTTGCTTTCTTGTGCCTGCCTGCGGCCAGTTACATCACCGGCCAATGCTTGAGCGTGGACGGTGGCTTCGAGGTGAACGGCTTCTAG